In Populus alba chromosome 1, ASM523922v2, whole genome shotgun sequence, a single window of DNA contains:
- the LOC118047064 gene encoding uncharacterized protein codes for MASVVISRRLSPKSLKPSPPSISSLFISHRPQNQTLDSKSTLPQRPLNPNLNLSNSLSSSPAGSSILEHHTDPKPTNLTLNFIRSHSYSGNKTKDHDFIRSTMKNPRIFSAHSIGQAQNSVQKPGFKQKVSIFAKPMNSSLDFKLKNPRYIVLLNPKHRYFSSSGSSSDSDEPQNQSEYPSQNPDFKHQEIEGPTAERDLSALANETREVLERTMKNIYGLSRAVAVLGLVQLVLGAWISYVTKATPMTEVSIQSFVAFGFPLTLAFKLRQTLKPMLFFKKMEELGRLQILTLTLQVTKNLNIFFVRLRGVSFLCIAGMSVGLLFTLLSR; via the coding sequence ATGGCTTCCGTGGTGATCTCGCGTAGACTCTCTCCTAAGTCACTAAAACCCTCTCCTCCATCTATTTCCTCCCTTTTCATCTCCCATAGACCCCAAAACCAGACCCTTGATTCTAAGTCCACTCTTCCTCAACGACCCTTAAACCCTAATCTCAATCTCTCTAATTCCTTGTCAAGCTCTCCTGCTGGTTCCTCCATTCTTGAACACCATACAGATCCAAAACCCACAAATCTCACTCTCAATTTTATTAGATCACACTCTTATTCAGGTAATAAAACCAAAGATCATGACTTTATTCGGTCAACAATGAAAAACCCTAGAATTTTCTCTGCACATAGTATTGGACAAGCCCAAAATTCAGTTCAAAAGCCTGGTTTCAAGCAGAAGGTTTCTATTTTTGCAAAACCCATGAATTCAAGTTTggattttaagttaaaaaatccTAGATATATTGTGTTATTGAACCCAAAGCACAGATATTTTTCAAGTTCAGGTTCATCATCAGATTCTGATGAACCCCAAAACCAAAGTGAGTACCCAAGTCAAAACCCTGATTTCAAACACCAAGAAATTGAGGGTCCAACTGCAGAAAGAGACCTCTCAGCTTTAGCTAATGAGACCAGAGAGGTTTTAGAAAGGACGATGAAGAACATATATGGTTTGAGCAGAGCAGTTGCTGTTCTGGGTCTGGTTCAACTTGTGCTTGGAGCTTGGATTTCTTATGTTACTAAAGCGACACCAATGACTGAGGTGTCAATTCAAAGTTTTGTGGCATTCGGATTTCCTTTGACGTTGGCATTTAAGTTGAGGCAAACATTGAAGCCAATGCTCTTCTTCAAAAAGATGGAGGAGCTAGGTAGGTTGCAAATTTTGACTTTGACTCTTCAGGTTACTAAAAATTTGAATATCTTCTTTGTGAGGCTTCGTGGGGTTTCTTTCTTGTGTATTGCTGGGATGTCTGTTGGATTGTTGTTCACTCTACTGTCAAGATGA